One stretch of Chroococcidiopsis sp. CCMEE 29 DNA includes these proteins:
- a CDS encoding non-ribosomal peptide synthetase, protein MKSVKEFLSHISDLDIKLYVDGDRLRCNAPKGILTPAIRTQLAERKAEILEFLNKVNLSDCSSLNYQPFPQIIPRPDERYNPFPLTDIQQAYWIGRRGDFELSNVSTHAYTEIDTVKLDLSRLEKAWRRLIDRHDMLRAIVLPNGQQQVLEQTPAYKIPVLDLRGRTSELTASQLAEVRAQMSHQVLPADQCPLFEIRAAQLDNHKVRLFFSFDLLIGDSWSFETLLRELVELIQDPDASFPPLELSFRDYVLAEIALRNSPLYQRSKEYWLNRVPTLPPSPELPLQKNLAAIKHPRFVRRSGKLDSDTWECLKKRASAANLTPSGLLLAAFAEVLTVWSKSPKFTINLTLFNRLPLHPQVNQIVGDFTSLTLLAVDNSGEDSFKARSRRIQMQLWEDFDHRYFGGVQVLRELARIQRRSSAVLMPIIFTSTLVNDSLSRDQTPAESNTPISRLGEVSYMLTQTPQVYLDHQVSEQAGVLVFSWDAVEELFPAGLLDDMFAAYCCFLERLANEEKLWREPTRQLLLPERLEQLAALNATNTPIPETILLHSLFFEQASRYPQQAAVVTSQQTLTYRELSNRAYQLGHQLRQLGARPNQLVAIVMHKGWEQVAATLGVLAAGAAYVPIDPDLPTERRWYLLEQTQVQWVLTQSWLDTSLEWPENVTRLCADILDSPNSSPLEWVQQPDDLAYVIFTSGSTGKPKGVAIAHRSAVNTILDINQRFNVRLEDRVFALSSLSFDLSVYDIFGTLATGGTIVIPDATATKDPSHWLQLMRQQQVTLWNSVPALMQMLVNYTAGHCERLPQSLRLVLLSGDWLPVSLPEQIRALCPDVQVVSLGGATEASIWSILYPIEQVDPTWRSIPYGRPMANQYFYVLNAALEPCPIWVPGQLYIGGIGLALGYWRDEEKTNASFMIHPRTQERLYKTGDLGRYLPDGNIEFLGREDFQVKVNGYRIELGEIEVALQQHPAVREAIVTAVGESLENRQLVAYVVPTSREAPSLFEIECADSSKVQKLWKSLVQVGQQQAQNDFWHIDLQTFSTLWKHQDRLYIISLCRALRKLGVYNSAGERYDINYLMSRCQIVPRYRKWLHRGLKELAKEGFLKQQGEAFESIIELPIVDAERFSAEVQTKLAQTNGLPKRWVDLLPVEPTETLADIITENIHSAEIYASEETSSTYDVIFAQCNAIAQEVIQTVVQALEPGRQLRILEIGGGYGTTAKHVLPLLPPKQTTYIFTDISNFFLEKATENFAEYPFVRYDLLDIENNPSEQGYELNTFDIVIAATVLHNTRSIRETLKHVRSLLVPSGLLIAIEKTKFHRSFDLNMGLQKGFERFEDERLQHLHPVLSKEQWQRVLSDLEFETSVFMNQPNSVADFIGFDVLVARCPSSVRQFKPSKLHDFLQKKLPEYMTPANYMLLDAVPLTSNGKVDRRSLAQPKSLQGSARDDKTYVAPQTETEQLLADIWAEVLRLDKVGIHANFFESGGDSLLGIQVVTKANQQGIDLKPRQIFQYPTIAKLASLVSSDRAPEAAESDTSSASLVAIKPYGTKKSLFCIHSSSGSADSFIQLSRYIGSDQPLYGLQSRGLDHEQKIIPTIEAMASHYIEAIHTVQPMGPYHLCGWSMGGIVAYEMAKQLKSRGQEVGLIALLDIMADDREKQIKALSSQVKTNEFITAALPASQADAVVSVNQGNLRAMLDYILQAYPGKVTLIKAIEQPSSISSDPYFGWRKYAQWGVEVHETPGNHFSMMATPHVSFLAKTLSRCLTN, encoded by the coding sequence ATGAAATCTGTTAAAGAATTTTTGTCCCACATCAGTGACTTAGATATCAAGCTCTATGTTGATGGCGATCGCTTGCGCTGTAATGCTCCCAAGGGAATACTGACACCAGCAATTCGAACTCAGTTAGCTGAGCGTAAAGCAGAAATTCTGGAATTTCTAAACAAGGTTAACTTGAGCGATTGCTCAAGCCTTAATTACCAACCGTTTCCCCAAATAATCCCCCGGCCTGACGAGCGCTATAACCCGTTTCCACTCACCGATATTCAGCAGGCTTATTGGATCGGGCGTAGGGGTGATTTTGAGTTGAGCAACGTATCGACTCATGCCTATACAGAAATTGACACGGTTAAATTAGACCTGAGCCGACTGGAAAAGGCTTGGCGGCGATTAATCGACCGCCACGATATGCTGAGGGCAATTGTGCTGCCCAATGGACAACAGCAGGTTTTGGAGCAGACACCTGCTTATAAGATTCCGGTTTTGGACTTGAGAGGGCGAACTTCCGAACTCACGGCTTCCCAATTAGCGGAAGTTCGCGCTCAAATGTCTCATCAAGTACTGCCTGCTGACCAATGCCCTCTCTTCGAGATTCGAGCGGCTCAGTTAGACAACCATAAAGTCAGGCTTTTCTTCAGCTTTGATTTATTGATTGGAGATTCTTGGAGTTTCGAGACACTTTTGAGGGAACTGGTTGAATTAATCCAGGATCCAGATGCTTCTTTCCCTCCATTAGAACTCTCTTTTCGAGATTATGTTTTAGCTGAAATCGCCTTACGTAATTCACCGCTTTATCAGCGTTCAAAAGAATATTGGCTCAACCGCGTTCCTACCTTGCCGCCATCGCCAGAATTGCCCCTACAAAAGAATCTAGCAGCGATCAAACACCCTCGTTTTGTGCGTCGCAGTGGAAAATTAGACTCAGATACTTGGGAGTGCCTCAAGAAACGGGCCAGTGCAGCCAACTTAACCCCTTCTGGACTCCTGCTAGCTGCTTTTGCTGAAGTTCTAACCGTTTGGAGCAAGAGTCCGAAATTTACCATCAATTTGACACTGTTCAACCGTCTACCGCTGCATCCACAAGTCAATCAAATCGTCGGAGACTTTACCTCATTGACTTTACTGGCAGTAGACAATTCGGGGGAGGATTCCTTTAAAGCGAGATCGCGACGCATCCAGATGCAGCTTTGGGAAGACTTTGACCACCGTTATTTTGGCGGTGTGCAAGTTTTGCGGGAATTAGCTCGTATCCAGAGGCGCTCTTCAGCGGTGCTCATGCCAATCATCTTCACAAGCACCCTGGTCAATGATAGTCTCAGCCGTGATCAAACTCCTGCTGAAAGCAATACTCCAATCTCCAGGTTAGGAGAAGTCTCGTATATGCTTACCCAAACCCCTCAAGTTTATCTAGACCATCAGGTTTCCGAACAAGCAGGAGTTCTGGTTTTTAGCTGGGATGCCGTCGAAGAACTTTTTCCGGCTGGATTGTTGGATGATATGTTTGCTGCCTACTGCTGCTTCCTCGAACGTCTGGCAAATGAAGAAAAACTCTGGAGAGAACCAACCAGACAACTGCTGTTACCAGAACGACTTGAGCAGCTGGCAGCGCTGAATGCCACCAATACACCCATTCCAGAAACTATCTTGCTCCATAGCTTGTTCTTTGAGCAAGCGAGCAGGTATCCGCAGCAAGCAGCTGTTGTGACTTCCCAGCAAACTCTGACCTATCGAGAGTTAAGCAATCGCGCTTATCAACTCGGACATCAACTGCGGCAACTGGGTGCTCGTCCAAACCAATTAGTTGCCATTGTCATGCACAAAGGCTGGGAGCAGGTCGCAGCCACCTTGGGAGTCCTTGCTGCTGGCGCCGCCTATGTCCCCATCGACCCCGACCTCCCCACAGAGCGCCGATGGTATCTATTAGAGCAAACACAAGTCCAATGGGTACTGACTCAATCGTGGCTCGACACCTCTCTAGAATGGCCGGAGAATGTCACGCGCTTGTGTGCAGACATCTTAGATTCTCCTAATTCGTCACCGCTAGAGTGGGTGCAGCAACCTGATGATTTAGCCTATGTCATCTTTACCTCTGGCTCCACTGGGAAGCCCAAAGGGGTGGCGATCGCTCATCGCAGTGCTGTCAACACTATCCTAGACATCAACCAGCGGTTTAATGTCAGACTAGAAGACCGAGTATTTGCTCTATCATCTCTGAGTTTTGACCTGTCAGTGTATGACATCTTCGGAACGTTGGCTACGGGAGGAACAATTGTCATTCCAGATGCCACCGCGACTAAAGATCCATCTCACTGGCTACAGTTGATGCGGCAACAGCAGGTCACCCTCTGGAACTCAGTACCTGCTTTGATGCAGATGTTAGTCAATTACACAGCTGGTCATTGCGAGAGATTGCCTCAGTCGCTGCGATTGGTTTTGTTAAGTGGAGATTGGCTGCCTGTCTCGTTACCCGAGCAGATTCGGGCTTTGTGTCCAGATGTACAAGTGGTGAGTTTAGGCGGCGCAACAGAAGCGTCCATTTGGTCGATTCTCTATCCTATCGAGCAGGTTGATCCTACGTGGAGAAGCATTCCTTATGGTCGCCCAATGGCGAACCAATACTTTTATGTTCTTAATGCAGCCTTGGAACCATGCCCCATCTGGGTTCCCGGACAGCTCTACATTGGGGGAATAGGGTTAGCATTGGGCTACTGGCGAGATGAGGAAAAGACCAATGCCAGCTTTATGATTCACCCTCGCACCCAGGAACGACTTTATAAAACGGGAGATTTGGGTCGGTATTTGCCGGATGGCAATATTGAATTTCTCGGACGGGAAGATTTCCAGGTAAAAGTCAATGGCTACCGCATCGAGCTGGGCGAGATTGAGGTAGCCTTACAACAACATCCTGCGGTTAGAGAGGCGATTGTCACGGCTGTTGGAGAGTCTTTGGAGAATCGACAACTTGTGGCTTATGTTGTTCCAACATCTAGAGAAGCCCCAAGCCTCTTTGAAATTGAATGTGCAGATTCTTCTAAGGTGCAAAAACTCTGGAAATCTTTGGTGCAAGTAGGCCAGCAACAAGCTCAAAATGATTTTTGGCATATTGACTTGCAGACATTCTCAACACTGTGGAAACATCAGGATCGTCTATATATAATCTCCCTATGTCGGGCGCTTAGAAAACTAGGTGTTTATAATTCAGCGGGGGAAAGGTATGACATAAATTATTTAATGTCTCGGTGTCAGATTGTTCCTCGGTACCGAAAGTGGTTACATCGAGGGTTGAAAGAGTTAGCCAAAGAAGGATTTTTAAAGCAACAAGGCGAGGCATTTGAAAGCATCATTGAGCTACCAATAGTTGACGCTGAGAGATTCTCAGCAGAAGTTCAGACGAAACTTGCCCAAACTAATGGGTTGCCCAAACGCTGGGTTGATTTATTACCTGTTGAGCCAACTGAAACTTTAGCAGATATTATTACCGAAAACATCCATTCAGCAGAAATTTATGCGTCTGAAGAAACATCAAGCACTTATGATGTAATCTTTGCCCAGTGTAATGCTATAGCTCAGGAAGTTATCCAAACTGTGGTGCAAGCCTTAGAGCCAGGAAGACAACTGCGAATTCTGGAGATTGGTGGAGGTTACGGTACAACTGCAAAACATGTGCTGCCGCTACTGCCTCCAAAGCAGACAACTTATATTTTCACAGACATTTCTAACTTCTTTCTCGAGAAAGCAACGGAGAATTTTGCCGAATATCCTTTCGTCCGTTATGACCTTTTAGACATCGAAAATAATCCCAGTGAGCAAGGCTATGAACTCAATACGTTCGATATCGTTATTGCTGCAACCGTGTTGCATAATACTCGTTCTATCCGAGAAACATTAAAGCACGTTCGTTCTCTGTTAGTTCCCAGTGGTTTACTTATCGCGATCGAAAAAACGAAATTTCACCGTTCGTTTGACTTGAATATGGGACTTCAGAAGGGATTTGAGCGATTTGAGGACGAACGGTTGCAGCACCTGCATCCAGTGCTGTCAAAGGAACAGTGGCAGAGAGTACTGTCTGATTTGGAATTTGAAACTAGCGTGTTTATGAATCAGCCTAACTCTGTAGCTGATTTTATCGGATTTGATGTTCTGGTTGCTCGGTGTCCATCATCTGTAAGGCAGTTTAAACCAAGTAAGTTACACGATTTTCTCCAGAAAAAGCTGCCAGAATATATGACACCCGCCAACTACATGCTCTTAGACGCTGTGCCGTTGACATCCAATGGCAAAGTTGATCGCCGTTCTCTTGCTCAACCCAAATCTCTCCAAGGAAGTGCTAGAGATGATAAAACGTATGTCGCACCTCAAACCGAAACTGAACAGTTACTTGCCGATATCTGGGCTGAAGTTCTTAGACTTGACAAGGTAGGAATCCATGCGAATTTTTTTGAATCAGGAGGCGATTCCTTGTTAGGGATTCAGGTTGTCACTAAAGCGAATCAGCAAGGTATTGATCTGAAACCCCGACAAATTTTCCAGTATCCTACCATTGCTAAATTAGCCTCGCTAGTCAGTAGCGATCGCGCTCCTGAAGCAGCAGAGAGTGACACCTCATCTGCTTCACTTGTGGCGATTAAACCTTATGGCACCAAAAAATCTTTGTTCTGCATCCACTCATCTAGTGGAAGTGCTGATTCCTTCATCCAACTGTCTCGATACATAGGCTCAGACCAGCCACTGTATGGGTTGCAATCAAGAGGACTCGATCATGAGCAAAAAATAATTCCCACAATTGAAGCGATGGCATCGCATTACATTGAAGCCATACACACTGTCCAACCAATGGGTCCCTATCATCTATGCGGGTGGTCTATGGGAGGCATTGTTGCCTATGAAATGGCTAAACAACTAAAAAGTAGGGGGCAGGAAGTTGGGCTTATTGCTTTGTTAGACATTATGGCAGATGATCGTGAAAAGCAGATAAAAGCTCTCAGTAGCCAGGTCAAAACCAACGAATTTATCACTGCAGCGCTTCCAGCCTCTCAGGCAGACGCAGTTGTTAGTGTCAACCAAGGCAATCTACGAGCAATGCTAGACTATATCCTGCAAGCTTATCCCGGAAAAGTAACGCTCATAAAAGCAATTGAGCAACCTTCAAGTATTTCTTCAGACCCCTACTTCGGCTGGCGCAAATACGCTCAATGGGGTGTAGAAGTCCATGAAACACCAGGCAA
- a CDS encoding SDR family oxidoreductase, with protein MGITTASLLPLLPSEQTNYMFTDIGSWFLKQAQQKFRDYPFIEYRLLDIENSPQDQGFESHSFDIVVASNVLHVTRNIGETLQHVRSLLAPEGFLLLWETTQPQLDFNISWGLLMNPIEDGNRSQANPFLSAAQWQEALHAHGFVEVAAFPEIEELGHQIIVAQASSSADLATPKAFTATRASERSEQTSPPISGKKSDIADWFYIPSWKRSLPPKPLQATQAGCWLVFVDSQVSDGDWELGFQNSPTLYDLGAQLVKQLEREGQDVVIVRIGEYFRRENQSPAGEPSLYEINPRRQDDYEVLLQDLRARNLTPKTIVHLWSVTPHNRSTSRLDNINRVQEKGFYSLLFLAQALGKQSYPEELQITVISNNMQALNGDELLCPEKSTLLGPVRVIPLEYPNIHCRSIDVVLPPAASWQAEKLANQLLAELKNPSSDDIVIAYRGAHRWVQTFEPVRLDRAVEETPRLRERGVYLITGGLGAIGLTLASHLAKTIQAKLVLTGRSPFPARADWSKWLSDRGEDDNISRKIRKVRELEELGAEVWVISADVSNFEEMQDVIAQVQEHFGQLNGIIHAAGFLGDSAIWRKTPERVESVLAPKVKGTLVLDALLKGVELDFFALCSSIAATQPLFGQVAHAGANNFLDAFAHYKTSADGTFVVSINWPVWQESGMEVEGMKQLALAPCQKIAQAQSNPVLHPLLDQCWVEGNEQEIYVSNLSVSKHWVLDEHRLMGKATLPGTAYLELLRAICESHAQSRTIEIQEFYFLTPLVVEEEEEIEVRTLLKKRGDGFEFTIVSHLNSGSESWREHARGKIALIEAQLPEKHAIQEIEASCSGRELILTEQESKLQTSFVEFGSRWNAISKQAKLSSDQGLIFLEMQEAFAVDLNSYKLHPALLDIATGFLTVEYEGAYLPFSYKNLRIKGALPSKIYSHIKLIENNQLQNETLKFNIIVMDEKGAELVEIEEYILRKVDREKADANVAKRSGAGDGKLSAAFANGLQKDCRENWLLPKNWLSPSEGIEVFDRILESTTPQILVSTVDLVTCSKQESTLKSELASKSLEKNNLSAAARPTIKLSNPHTASRTEIEQILIDIWQKILGGKQLGVNDNFFELGGDSLIAVQVMSQVREILQIDLPVSSLFENPTIASLAENIGRVCRTAEKLQASIDGLSDDREEIAL; from the coding sequence ATGGGTATCACCACAGCCAGTTTGTTGCCCCTATTGCCGTCTGAACAAACCAACTACATGTTTACCGACATAGGTAGCTGGTTTCTCAAGCAAGCTCAACAGAAGTTTCGTGACTATCCATTCATCGAATACCGTCTATTAGACATTGAGAATTCTCCTCAAGATCAAGGGTTTGAGAGTCACAGCTTTGACATCGTAGTCGCCTCTAACGTGCTGCATGTCACTCGGAATATAGGGGAAACGCTCCAGCATGTTCGATCTTTATTAGCTCCTGAAGGTTTCCTCTTGCTCTGGGAGACGACTCAACCGCAATTAGACTTCAATATCTCCTGGGGGTTGTTGATGAATCCGATAGAGGACGGAAATCGCAGTCAAGCTAATCCGTTCTTGTCCGCAGCGCAATGGCAGGAAGCACTTCACGCTCATGGGTTTGTAGAGGTAGCAGCTTTCCCCGAGATTGAAGAGTTAGGACACCAAATAATAGTAGCTCAGGCTTCTTCGTCAGCAGATCTAGCGACACCGAAGGCATTTACGGCAACTCGTGCTTCAGAACGTTCTGAGCAGACATCTCCTCCGATATCGGGCAAGAAGTCGGATATAGCCGACTGGTTCTACATTCCCTCGTGGAAGCGATCGCTGCCGCCAAAACCACTTCAAGCAACTCAGGCAGGATGCTGGCTGGTATTTGTTGATTCCCAGGTTTCCGATGGGGATTGGGAATTAGGGTTTCAGAATTCACCAACACTGTATGATTTGGGAGCCCAACTCGTGAAGCAGCTCGAACGTGAGGGGCAAGATGTGGTAATCGTTAGGATAGGGGAATACTTCCGTAGGGAGAACCAATCTCCTGCAGGCGAACCAAGCCTGTATGAGATTAACCCAAGGCGACAGGATGACTACGAGGTCCTACTTCAAGACCTTCGTGCCCGAAACTTAACTCCCAAAACAATTGTTCACCTGTGGAGCGTCACGCCGCATAATCGCTCAACATCCAGACTTGACAACATTAACCGAGTTCAAGAGAAAGGATTCTACTCTCTACTTTTTCTAGCGCAAGCCTTGGGGAAACAAAGCTATCCAGAGGAATTACAGATTACGGTCATTTCCAATAATATGCAGGCGTTAAACGGCGATGAATTGCTGTGTCCGGAGAAATCAACTTTGCTCGGTCCCGTTAGGGTGATCCCGCTAGAATACCCAAATATCCACTGTCGTAGTATCGATGTTGTTCTACCTCCCGCAGCAAGTTGGCAGGCGGAGAAACTGGCAAACCAGTTGCTAGCAGAACTGAAAAACCCATCCTCTGATGATATAGTTATTGCCTATCGTGGCGCTCATCGCTGGGTGCAAACATTTGAACCTGTCCGCTTGGATAGAGCTGTCGAAGAGACTCCTCGATTGAGGGAAAGGGGAGTCTATCTGATTACAGGCGGGCTCGGAGCCATAGGTCTTACTCTAGCTTCGCACCTAGCTAAAACCATACAAGCCAAACTGGTTCTGACGGGACGATCGCCATTTCCCGCTCGTGCAGATTGGTCTAAGTGGTTAAGCGATCGCGGTGAAGACGATAATATTAGTCGCAAAATTCGGAAGGTGCGGGAACTTGAAGAACTTGGGGCGGAAGTTTGGGTTATCAGTGCCGATGTGAGCAACTTCGAAGAAATGCAAGATGTAATCGCTCAGGTTCAGGAGCATTTTGGACAGCTCAATGGTATTATCCACGCCGCAGGATTTCTAGGTGATAGCGCGATCTGGCGAAAAACTCCAGAGCGAGTCGAAAGCGTTCTGGCTCCTAAGGTGAAGGGTACGCTGGTTCTCGATGCACTGCTCAAGGGCGTGGAGTTGGATTTCTTCGCTCTGTGTTCATCTATTGCTGCGACTCAACCGCTATTCGGGCAGGTTGCTCATGCTGGAGCCAATAACTTCCTGGATGCCTTCGCCCACTATAAAACCTCTGCAGATGGCACGTTCGTGGTCTCGATTAACTGGCCAGTCTGGCAAGAAAGTGGAATGGAGGTAGAGGGAATGAAGCAATTAGCTCTGGCGCCATGTCAAAAGATCGCTCAAGCTCAGTCTAATCCTGTTTTGCACCCGTTGCTCGACCAATGTTGGGTTGAGGGGAACGAGCAGGAAATCTATGTCTCCAACTTAAGTGTGAGCAAACATTGGGTTTTGGACGAACACAGGCTCATGGGCAAGGCGACGCTTCCAGGAACAGCTTATCTAGAATTGCTCCGGGCCATTTGTGAAAGCCACGCTCAAAGCAGAACGATTGAAATTCAAGAATTCTATTTCCTCACCCCTTTGGTCGTAGAAGAGGAGGAGGAAATAGAAGTTCGCACCCTCCTGAAAAAGCGAGGAGATGGCTTTGAATTTACCATTGTCAGCCACTTGAACTCTGGGTCGGAGTCCTGGCGAGAACACGCCAGAGGTAAAATAGCCCTAATTGAAGCACAACTACCTGAAAAGCATGCAATTCAGGAAATTGAGGCAAGCTGCAGTGGACGGGAACTGATTCTTACAGAACAAGAATCCAAACTTCAAACCAGCTTTGTAGAATTTGGCTCCAGATGGAACGCCATTAGCAAGCAGGCAAAACTTAGTAGCGATCAGGGATTGATTTTCCTAGAGATGCAAGAAGCCTTTGCTGTTGATCTAAATTCGTACAAGTTGCATCCTGCGCTTTTGGATATCGCTACTGGCTTTTTGACTGTTGAATATGAAGGCGCTTACTTGCCTTTTTCCTACAAAAACCTGAGGATAAAAGGGGCTTTGCCGAGTAAGATATACAGTCACATCAAACTAATAGAGAACAACCAGCTCCAAAATGAAACCCTGAAATTTAACATCATTGTTATGGATGAGAAAGGAGCCGAACTGGTTGAAATTGAAGAATATATTTTGAGGAAGGTAGATCGAGAAAAAGCTGACGCCAATGTTGCTAAACGGTCTGGCGCTGGAGATGGAAAATTGTCTGCTGCCTTTGCAAACGGACTCCAAAAAGACTGTCGTGAAAATTGGTTGTTACCCAAAAATTGGTTATCCCCCTCAGAAGGAATAGAAGTTTTTGACCGAATTTTGGAGAGCACGACGCCTCAGATTTTGGTGTCAACTGTTGATTTAGTAACTTGCAGCAAGCAAGAGTCAACTTTAAAGTCAGAACTTGCTTCTAAAAGCTTAGAGAAAAATAATCTATCCGCTGCGGCTCGCCCAACCATCAAACTGAGCAATCCTCATACAGCATCTAGAACCGAGATCGAGCAAATTCTTATCGATATCTGGCAAAAAATCCTTGGCGGTAAGCAATTAGGAGTTAACGACAACTTCTTTGAATTGGGAGGAGACTCCCTGATAGCCGTCCAAGTTATGTCCCAGGTGCGCGAAATACTCCAGATCGACCTGCCTGTAAGCAGCCTGTTTGAAAACCCTACCATAGCTAGTTTAGCAGAGAACATTGGACGAGTTTGCAGGACAGCTGAAAAACTGCAAGCTTCGATTGACGGTCTGTCTGATGACAGGGAGGAGATAGCACTATGA